In the Pedobacter cryoconitis genome, TCCTGTCATTTTTTGCCGCTTGTTTGTTAATTTCTGCCAGTAGTTTTACACTGTCAACAGATTGGATCAATTTGATGAAAGGAGCGATGTATTTAACCTTATTAGTTTGGAGGTGCCCAATCAGATGCCATTCAATATCTTTTGGCAGCGCTTCTTGTTTTTCTACCAATTCCTGAACAATGTTTTCTCCAAAAATCCGCTGTCCTGCATGGTATGCTTCCAAAACTGCTGCTGCTTCATTGAATTTTGAGACGGCAATTAATTCGACATTTTCCCCTTCTAATTCCTTTTTATATTTTAATAAGTTATCTGCTATGCTCATTTATCAGTATTTTTGGTAAAATTAACAACCTTAGCTTAAATAGCTACGGAAAAAATAATGTTTTATAAACAATGAGAAATTTTTTGTGCATTTGCCTGCTGTTCATCGGTATAGGAGGATGTAAGCCGGGTATACCCTCAGATATTGTCCAGCCAGATAAAATGCAGGATGTTTTATTTGACATCCACATGGTGGACGGATATATTTCAACTATTGCCAACGCAGATTCAGCGAAAAGCACAAGTGCAGCTTATTATAAGGGTATTTATAAAAAGTTTGGGATTGATTCTGTGATGTATACTAAAAGTATGAATTACTATTATGATCATCCTGAGGTTTTGAATACCATGTATGACAAGATTACAGGAAAATTAAAGAAGGTTAAAGAGAAGGAAGATAAAATCAATGCGAAACGTTTAAAGAAAATTGCAGCTATCGAAAAGGCAAAAAAAGATAGCCTGGATAAAGCTGACCCTAAAAGGGTAATCAGAGCGGCAGCGGCTAAAAAAGATAGTCTTGCCAAGGCAGAAATACTGTTGAAAAAGACTAAAGCAGATGCTGCGAAAAAAATGAAGAAAGATAGCCTTGCCAGAGTAACTGAATTGAAGAAGGTGAAAAAGGAAGAGGCCAGGAAATTAAAAGTGCGCACAGATGAGGCAGCGGCCATGAAAAAGGAAAGTGGTGCCAGTGCGGCTAAAAAGAATAAATAGAAATGATATATCCCGATAATTGTTTAGATAGACTTGGCTTCAGTGAAGTCAGACAACTCATCCTAAAGCATTGCCTGAGTCCGATGGGACAATATATGGTCAGCAAAATGCAGGTGATGAATAAATTTGATCAGATTAATAAGTTTTTAAGACAGACTAAAGAATTTAAAAATATCCTGGAAAACCAGGAGCCGTTACAAATCAGTACTTTTTTTGATATTAAATCACTGGCCGAAAAGGTAAGGGTAGAGGGTAGTTACCTGATGGAGGAAGAATTATTCCAGATTTACCTCTCTTTACAGACTGTTTTTTCAGTATTGCGTTTTTTTGAGGAGAGAAAAGATGTTTATCCTAATCTGGAAGCGCTGTTTGAGCATTTGCCAGTGGAAAAAAACATCCTTCGGAAAATAGAAGCTGTGCTTGATCCTAAAGGTAAAATCAAACCTAACGCTTCTTCTAAATTGCAGGAAATCATTGGGGATATTGCTAAAGGCGAACAGGAAGTCCGTAAAAGGATGGATGTAATTTATAAGCAGGCAGTAGCCAGCAACTGGGTAGCAGACGGAAGTTTAACGATCCGTGACGGAAGAATGTGTATCCCTATCCTGGCGGAGAATAAGCGTAAGATGAAAGGTTTCATTCATGATGAATCTGCCAGCGGGCAGACAGTGTATATGGAGCCGGAAGTAGTATTTACGCTGAACAATAAAATAAGAGACCTCGAATTTGATAAGAGACGTGAGATTATCAGGATTTTAATTGCACTGACCGATGATTTAAGGCCGTTTACGCCATTACTGCTTTCTTACCATGGTTTCCTGACTAAACTGGATTTTGTAAGAGCTAAAGCTTTATTTGCTATTGAGGTAGAGGCCGATATGCCTGTGCTGGTGGCTGAACCAAGAATTAAACTGATCAATGCAAAGCATCCTCTGTTATACTTGTCATTTAAAGAAGACAAGAAAACAGTTGTGCCCCTTAATATTCATATGAATGAAAATTTAAGGATCGTATTGGTTTCAGGGCCAAATGCAGGAGGTAAATCTGTTTGCATGAAAACTGTGGGGCTTTTACAGCTGATGTTGCAATCGGGATTGCTGATTCCTGCACATGAATCAAGTGAGGTGGGTATATTTGATAATATCTTCGCCGATATTGGTGATGATCAGAGTATCGAAAGTGATTTAAGTACCTATAGTGCACATTTAACAAAAATGCGTTATTTCGTTGCACATGCTACACCTAAGTCATTGGTGATGATTGATGAGTTTGGTACCGGGACAGATCCTCAGTTTGGCGGGCCAATGGCCGAAGCTGTATTGGAAGTGCTGAATAATAAAAAGGTGAGAGGCGTAATGACCACCCACTATTCAAATCTTAAATTATTTGCTGGTAATACCCCGGGACTGGAAAATGCTTCTATGTTGTTTGATAACGATAAGATGAAGCCTTTGTATGTACTGGAAATAGGTAAGCCTGGAAGTTCTTATGCTTTTGAAATTGCGCAGAATATTGGCTTGCAAAAAGAAGTACTGGCTTTGGCCCGGGAAAAAACAGGAACCAATCAAAATAGAATTGACAGCTTACTGGTCGATCTGGAAAGAGAGAAAAAACAGATTTATGATACTAAAATCCAGTTGTCTCTGCAACAGAATAAAGTAAAGAACCTGGTCAAAGAAAACGAAGAATTACAGCAATTTTTAGAAGAAAACAGAAAAACGCTGATTAAAGAAGCTAAGCTTGAAGCGCAGACGATTATAAAAAATGCAAATAAGCTGGTAGAAAATACAATTGCTGGTATTAAGGAGAATCAGGCTGATAAAGTAGCAACTAAACAGCTAAGACAAGACTTACAGAAGAGTTTGGTTCAGCACCAGGTTAAAGAAGAAAAGAAGCCTGAGAAGGTAGTGATTTCAACGACTGCTATTGAAGTTGGTGATTGGGTACAGCTGAATAATACGGAAACAATGGGACAGGTAATGGAAATTAACCGTGGTAATTTAGTGCTGGCACTAGGTGATCTCCGTTCTGTTGTGAAGAAAGACAGGGTACAGAAAATCAGTAATAAGCAGGCAAAAAAGGTTGTACAAAGCAATTCTTTTTCTGGAAGAATGTCTGAGGCCATCGGTAATTTTACTGCTGAACTGGATCTTCGCGGCATGCGTGGGGAAAATGCGATCCAGGAAGTTGAAAAGTATCTGGATAAGTCAATTATGCTGGGCTTTCCTTTTATTAAGCTGATTCATGGTAAGGGGGATGGCATCCTTCGGAAATTAATCAGGGAATATCTGCGTAAGTATAGCCAGGTCAACAGGGTTGAAGATGAACATGCTGATAGGGGCGGGGATGGTATAACATATGTGTATTTCAATTAATTAAACATAATTCATCCTGGATTGTTTAATCAATAAAAACCATCCTGTTATGAAAACAATTTTTACTTCAATCTTTATCTTGTTTTTGCTATCAGCTTGTGAAAAAAGCAAAAACAATGATAGTCCGGAAACTTTACCGGATGCCGATATAAAAACAGAAGTACTCACTCAATCTTTAAGGTTCCCGTGGGAAATGATATATGGACCAGATAATTTTATCTGGTTCACCGAAAGGGCTGGAAAAATCAGCCGGTTAAATCCACTGAATGGTGTGATTACTTTAGTACACACCATTACTGAAGTAACGAGCGTTGGTGAAGGTGGGCTGCTGGGGATGGCATTGCATCCACAGTTCAGTACTAATCCCTACGTATATGTGGTTTATGACTATGGTTCTGGAAATAAAGGAAAAGTGGTCCGGTTTACTTTTAACAATGGCGTTTTGAGTGCTCCATTAGTTTTATTGGATCAGATCCCGGCTTCCTCCATTCATAATGGCTCAAGATTACTGATTACTCCGGATCTTAAATTATTGGTGACCACAGGCGATGCCAGTGCTGCTGCTCAGGCACAAAATACCAATAGCCTGTCCGGAAAAATTTTAAGGTTAAATCTGGATGGTTCTATTCCTTCAGATAATCCTTTACCAAATAATCCGGTATGGTCTTACGGGCACAGAAATCCGCAAGGATTGGTAATGGCAAACAACAGGCTATATTCTTCTGAGCATGGGCCTGATAATGATGATGAAATTAACTTGATTCAGAAAGGCAGAAATTATGGCTGGCCAAACGTGGAAGGATTATGTGATCAAGCAGAAGAAAAAACATTTTGTGCGCTTAATAACGTGGTAGAGCCGATGATGACCTGGACGCCTACCATTGCACCATCGGGTTTAACCTACTATAATTCGGACTATATTCCGCAATGGAAAAACTCTTTATTGGTTGTCGCGCTTAAAGGCTCAAGGCTGTTACAGCTAAAACTGGATGAAAGCGGGACAAAAATTACTTCTGCAAAGGATTTTCTGCAAAATCAGTTCGGCAGATTAAGAGCAATCTGTCAGTCGCCGGATGGCAAAGTTTATATCGGAACCAGCAATG is a window encoding:
- a CDS encoding DUF4296 domain-containing protein translates to MRNFLCICLLFIGIGGCKPGIPSDIVQPDKMQDVLFDIHMVDGYISTIANADSAKSTSAAYYKGIYKKFGIDSVMYTKSMNYYYDHPEVLNTMYDKITGKLKKVKEKEDKINAKRLKKIAAIEKAKKDSLDKADPKRVIRAAAAKKDSLAKAEILLKKTKADAAKKMKKDSLARVTELKKVKKEEARKLKVRTDEAAAMKKESGASAAKKNK
- a CDS encoding endonuclease MutS2, which translates into the protein MIYPDNCLDRLGFSEVRQLILKHCLSPMGQYMVSKMQVMNKFDQINKFLRQTKEFKNILENQEPLQISTFFDIKSLAEKVRVEGSYLMEEELFQIYLSLQTVFSVLRFFEERKDVYPNLEALFEHLPVEKNILRKIEAVLDPKGKIKPNASSKLQEIIGDIAKGEQEVRKRMDVIYKQAVASNWVADGSLTIRDGRMCIPILAENKRKMKGFIHDESASGQTVYMEPEVVFTLNNKIRDLEFDKRREIIRILIALTDDLRPFTPLLLSYHGFLTKLDFVRAKALFAIEVEADMPVLVAEPRIKLINAKHPLLYLSFKEDKKTVVPLNIHMNENLRIVLVSGPNAGGKSVCMKTVGLLQLMLQSGLLIPAHESSEVGIFDNIFADIGDDQSIESDLSTYSAHLTKMRYFVAHATPKSLVMIDEFGTGTDPQFGGPMAEAVLEVLNNKKVRGVMTTHYSNLKLFAGNTPGLENASMLFDNDKMKPLYVLEIGKPGSSYAFEIAQNIGLQKEVLALAREKTGTNQNRIDSLLVDLEREKKQIYDTKIQLSLQQNKVKNLVKENEELQQFLEENRKTLIKEAKLEAQTIIKNANKLVENTIAGIKENQADKVATKQLRQDLQKSLVQHQVKEEKKPEKVVISTTAIEVGDWVQLNNTETMGQVMEINRGNLVLALGDLRSVVKKDRVQKISNKQAKKVVQSNSFSGRMSEAIGNFTAELDLRGMRGENAIQEVEKYLDKSIMLGFPFIKLIHGKGDGILRKLIREYLRKYSQVNRVEDEHADRGGDGITYVYFN
- a CDS encoding PQQ-dependent sugar dehydrogenase; the encoded protein is MKTIFTSIFILFLLSACEKSKNNDSPETLPDADIKTEVLTQSLRFPWEMIYGPDNFIWFTERAGKISRLNPLNGVITLVHTITEVTSVGEGGLLGMALHPQFSTNPYVYVVYDYGSGNKGKVVRFTFNNGVLSAPLVLLDQIPASSIHNGSRLLITPDLKLLVTTGDASAAAQAQNTNSLSGKILRLNLDGSIPSDNPLPNNPVWSYGHRNPQGLVMANNRLYSSEHGPDNDDEINLIQKGRNYGWPNVEGLCDQAEEKTFCALNNVVEPMMTWTPTIAPSGLTYYNSDYIPQWKNSLLVVALKGSRLLQLKLDESGTKITSAKDFLQNQFGRLRAICQSPDGKVYIGTSNGTNDQIIEISAR